AGCTGAAAGAACGCTACTTGAAGCAGATGTTAGTCGCAAAAAAAGAAAGCAAGTCATTGACAAGCTAGCAGCAGTTATGATTTTGCAATCTTATTTAGATGCACATAATTAAGGAGAGGTGAATAATATGGCTGAAAAGCATGATCATGAAGAAGCAAACATCATTACGATTGTAAACGAAGAAGGAGTCGAGGAACAATTTGAGATTCTTTTTGACTTTGATTCTGATGAATTTGGTAAATCCTATGTCCTTTATTTCCCAGCAGGTGCTAGCGAAGACGAAGAAATTGAAATTATGGCTTCATCCTATATCCAAGATGAAGACGGAACGCAAGGCCGACTTGAACCTGTAGAAACCGATGAAGAATGGGACATGATTGAAGAAATTTTAGCTACTTTTTTGGCTGATGAAGAGGAATAATAATAAAAAAACTGTTAGCTAAAATATTAGTTAACAGTTTTTTATATTCAATGCTCATTTTCTCTATGCGCTTTTTTACTCCAAATTCGGTAAGCTAGCCAAACAATGGTTAACAAACATAGGACTAAGATAACATATGTAATCGGGCGTGTATATTTTTCAACAATTCCCCAATTTGAACCAAGTGTGTAACCAAACCAAGTTAAAAATAAATTCCACGGAATACAACCTAGAAGAGTATATAGCATGAATTTTGTAATATTCATGTTAGCCATACCTGCTGGAAGGGAGATAAACGTTCGAATGACAGGCAACACTCGCCCGAAAAAAACAGCAGATGCACCGTAACGGTTAAACCATAGCTCGGCTTTATCCAAGTGTTTTAGGTTTAAAAAAAGGTATTTGCCATACCGAATAACAAGTGTCCGTCCACCTTTTTTCCCAATATAATAAGCAATGAACGATCCTACTAAATTGCCAAGAATTCCAGCAATCACCACAAGCCAAAAGTTTAATTTACCAAGCTCGGCCATAAAACCGCCAAAGAGCATAACAACTTCACTTGGGAGAGGGATACAAACACTTTCAATCAACATCGCAAGGAAAATGCCAACATGGCCAAGCGTATTAATTAAGAACATCACAAAATCTTGCAAAGCTTGAATAAGCGAGTGCAGCATAAAAAGACTCCTTCTCTATTCATAAAAAACATATTTTTATTATAGCATATAAAAAATGCTTCTCAAGTTAAAATTTTAACAAAAACATAGCATTATCTAGTAAAAATAGGTATAATAAACAAAGAAAATGAAGAAACGAGGGTCCATATGCAAAAGTCAAAAGGCAAAATAATTACAATAGTTATTACTGCGATTGTAATTGTTCTTGTCATTGTTACTCTTTTAGGGTATTTTTATGTCAAAAATCAACTAGAAGCAAAGAATCCTGATGACCAGAAAAAGATCATTGTTGAAATACCAAGTGGCTCAAATGTGACTAAAATCAGCGAAATTTTAGAAAAGGAAAAAGTCATTACGCATGCTAAAATTTTTTCCTTTTATGTAAAATATAAAGGAAATACTAAGTTAAAAGCTGGTAAATATGCACTTAGCCCTTCGATGAGTACAGAGCAGATCGTAAACGTTTTACAAAAAGGAAAAACATTTCTAACAGATAAGCTTACTATCCCAGAGGGCTATTCACTAGATCAAATTGCTGATCGCATGGTTTATTTTATGCCGCAATTAAAAAAAGCAGATATCCTAAAAGAAATGGATAATCAAGCATTTATCAATGAGATGATCAAGAAATACCCTAAATTACTTACAAAAGAAGTATTGAATGATAAGATCAAACATCCACTTGAAGGCTACCTTTACCCAGCAACCTATACATTTAAAGAGAAAAAACCGAAGCCAAGCGAAATGATCGAAACGATGATTCAAACAACAGCTGAAAAAATTGTTCCTTATGAAGCTGAGCTAAAAAAACAGCACAAAACGATTCATCAGCTTTTAACCATGTCATCAATCATCGAAACCGAAGCAACAAAAAATGCTGATCGTAAGAAAATTGCCAGCGTTTTTTATAATAGGATTGCGAAAAAAATGCCATTACAAACAGATCCAACTGTTTTATACGCTCTTGGAAAACATAAAAGTCGAGTTGTGTATAAGGATTTAAAGATAGATTCGCCTTATAACACGTACACGAATAAAGGCCTACCCCCTGGCCCAATTGCAAATAGTAGTATAGCATCAATCGAGGCAACACTTTATCCGAAAAAAACAGATTACCTTTACTTTTTGGCAAATGAAAAGACAGGTAAAGTCTATTTTTCAAAAACACTAGAAGAACATAAC
This DNA window, taken from Listeria sp. PSOL-1, encodes the following:
- a CDS encoding DUF1292 domain-containing protein, whose translation is MAEKHDHEEANIITIVNEEGVEEQFEILFDFDSDEFGKSYVLYFPAGASEDEEIEIMASSYIQDEDGTQGRLEPVETDEEWDMIEEILATFLADEEE
- a CDS encoding DedA family protein, translating into MLHSLIQALQDFVMFLINTLGHVGIFLAMLIESVCIPLPSEVVMLFGGFMAELGKLNFWLVVIAGILGNLVGSFIAYYIGKKGGRTLVIRYGKYLFLNLKHLDKAELWFNRYGASAVFFGRVLPVIRTFISLPAGMANMNITKFMLYTLLGCIPWNLFLTWFGYTLGSNWGIVEKYTRPITYVILVLCLLTIVWLAYRIWSKKAHRENEH
- the mltG gene encoding endolytic transglycosylase MltG, giving the protein MQKSKGKIITIVITAIVIVLVIVTLLGYFYVKNQLEAKNPDDQKKIIVEIPSGSNVTKISEILEKEKVITHAKIFSFYVKYKGNTKLKAGKYALSPSMSTEQIVNVLQKGKTFLTDKLTIPEGYSLDQIADRMVYFMPQLKKADILKEMDNQAFINEMIKKYPKLLTKEVLNDKIKHPLEGYLYPATYTFKEKKPKPSEMIETMIQTTAEKIVPYEAELKKQHKTIHQLLTMSSIIETEATKNADRKKIASVFYNRIAKKMPLQTDPTVLYALGKHKSRVVYKDLKIDSPYNTYTNKGLPPGPIANSSIASIEATLYPKKTDYLYFLANEKTGKVYFSKTLEEHNKLKEEHITKDH